Proteins encoded together in one Prunus dulcis chromosome 3, ALMONDv2, whole genome shotgun sequence window:
- the LOC117623358 gene encoding protein TIFY 10B-like, producing MAEKVNFAQTCNLLSQYLKEKRSLQVPTTMDLLTNMETGPAAETPSSKPSIDLFPQFAKNPEAVFSNQPGSAQMTIFYGGQVLVFNDLQAEKAREIMNFATKGSSKISSGFVSNGIDKFGSASVTKMVASEPNISANSQDIQKVHSQVIGSDLPIARRASLHKFLAKRKERVAAIAPYQVNHQRASPSKSEEEMSSRDQVEGQCSKQLELRLY from the exons ATGGCAGAGAAGGTCAATTTTGCACAAACATGCAACCTCCTGAGCCAGTACTTGAAGGAGAAGAGAAGCCTGCAAGTCCCCACAACCATGGACTTGTTGACTAACATGGAGACCGGCCCAGCTGCTGAGACTCCATCTTCAAAACCCAGTATTGATTTGTTTCCACAGTTTGCTAAGAACCCAGAAGCAGTTTTCTCAAATCAGCCTGGATCTGCCCAAATGACCATCTTTTATGGTGGCCAGGTGCTGGTTTTCAATGATCTTCAAGCAGAAAAGGCAAGAGAAATCATGAATTTCGCTACCAAGGGAAGCTCCAAGATTTCTTCTGGGTTTGTTTCTAATGGTATTGACAAATTCGGTTCTGCCTCTGTGACCAAAATGGTGGCTTCTGAGCCAAATATTTCAGCTAATTCTCAGGACATTCAGAAAGTTCATTCTCAAGTTATTGGTTCAG ATTTGCCAATTGCAAGAAGAGCTTCGCTTCACAAGTTCCTAGCCAAGAGGAAAGAAAG GGTGGCAGCCATAGCACCATACCAAGTGAACCACCAAAGAGCATCTCCTTCCAAGTCTGAGGAAGAAATGAGTTCAAGGGATCAAGTAGAAGGCCAATGTTCAAAGCAGCTTGAACTCAGGCTATATTGA
- the LOC117620514 gene encoding pollen receptor-like kinase 3, with translation MAVTWFFYHRPHHLLFFSIIFFVLPCIAYSLAEPEALLKLKESFKNAEALNSWTPDTAPCARNTQWAGLICADGIVTGLRLGGMGLAGEIDTKVLAEIKGLRTMSFANNNFSGPMPEFNTLGPVKGLYLSGNQFTGEIPSNFFVKMESLRKLWLSNNKFTGNIPPSLATIPNLLELHLEDNGFSGSIPVINQSTLVSLNMSNNKLEGEVPASMSKFDASSFAGNAGLCGGKLGKECAKPEPPPAASTTPNDNNNNNNNNNGGNGSNSKGNGGSSKVVVAVSVASAVVLVALIVLFFVKSRRKGEEEHFDMPGKENIEKADHPDSVELNVSEIKQKEVVVDRPSSSKRTGNSSRKGSNNGKGGGGMAELVMLNEEKGVFGLPDLMKAAAEVLGNGGLGSSYKAVMANGFAVVVKRMREMNGMGKDGFDAEMRRFGNLRHWNILTPLAYHYRKEEKLLIYEYIPKSSLLYILHGDRGPSHDELDWPARLKIIQGTAKGLAYIHTEFASCDVPHGNLKSSNILLGPDYEPLLSDFAFGPLINTANVAQALFAYKAPEAAEHGRVSPKCDVYCLGIIILETLTGKFPSQYLNNGKGGLDVIQWVRSAISEGRESELLDPEISSTKGSLGEMEKLLHIGAACTESNPNQRLDMREAVTRIEQVQVLGSDHVPHTSHAPTLREGVGELPGETRLESNTIGSRSGRLDGDNDAAFSIS, from the exons ATGGCCGTAACCTGGTTTTTCTATCACCGGCCGCACcacctcctcttcttctccatcattttcTTTGTCCTCCCTTGTATAGCATACTCGCTAGCCGAACCCGAAGCCTTGCTCAAGCTCAAAGAATCCTTTAAAAATGCCGAGGCACTCAATTCTTGGACCCCCGACACTGCGCCATGTGCCCGAAACACACAATGGGCAGGACTTATTTGCGCCGATGGCATCGTCACAGGGCTTCGTCTCGGGGGAATGGGTTTAGCAGGGGAAATTGACACGAAGGTCCTCGCTGAAATCAAGGGCCTTCGCACCATGAGCTTCGCGAACAATAATTTTTCGGGGCCAATGCCCGAGTTCAACACCTTGGGTCCTGTGAAGGGTCTTTACTTGTCGGGCAaccaatttacaggggagattcCGTCCAATTTTTTTGTCAAGATGGAGTCTCTGAGGAAGCTGTGGCTTTCGAATAACAAATTCACTGGCAACATCCCTCCTTCGTTGGCCACGATTCCCAATCTTCTCGAGCTGCACCTCGAAGACAATGGATTCAGTGGGAGCATTCCGGTGATCAATCAATCAACGTTGGTGTCACTCAACATGTCCAACAACAAATTGGAGGGGGAAGTTCCTGCCAGCATGTCGAAATTCGACGCGTCGTCGTTTGCTGGGAATGCCGGCCTCTGTGGAGGGAAATTGGGCAAGGAATGTGCAAAGCCAGAGCCTCCACCTGCAGCATCAACAACCCCTAatgacaacaacaacaacaacaacaacaacaatggtGGAAATGGTTCAAATTCGAAAGGCAACGGGGGAAGCTCCAAAGTTGTTGTGGCAGTGTCAGTAGCTTCGGCGGTGGTGCTGGTTGCTCTCATCGTCCTGTTTTTCGTGAAGTCGAGGCGGAAGGGGGAGGAGGAACATTTCGACATGCCTGGGAAGGAGAACATAGAGAAAGCAGATCATCCGGACTCGGTTGAGCTGAATGTGTCGGagataaaacaaaaggaagtgGTGGTGgaccgcccctcaagctcgaAAAGGACAGGAAACAGCTCGAGAAAGGGGTCCAACAATGGCAAGGGAGGCGGAGGAATGGCGGAGCTTGTGATGTTGAATGAGGAGAAAGGTGTTTTTGGGCTGCCAGATTTGATGAAGGCCGCCGCGGAAGTGCTTGGAAATGGGGGCTTGGGGTCATCTTACAAGGCGGTCATGGCGAACGGGTTCGCGGTAGTGGTGAAGAGAATGCGGGAGATGAATGGCATGGGAAAAGATGGGTTTGATGCAGAGATGAGAAGGTTTGGAAATCTACGCCATTGGAACATCTTGACACCTCTGGCATACCACTACAGAAAAGAGGAGAAGCTCTTGATCTATGAGTACATTCCCAAGAGTagtttgctttatatattacatg GTGATCGGGGACCGTCCCATGATGAACTTGATTGGCCTGCCAGGCTAAAGATTATTCAAGGCACAGCAAAAGGGCTGGCTTATATTCACACAGAATTTGCATCATGTGATGTGCCCCATGGCAATCTCAAATCAAGCAACATACTACTTGGCCCTGACTATGAGCCATTGCTCTCAGACTTTGCATTTGGGCCTTTGATCAACACTGCAAATGTAGCACAAGCGTTATTTGCATACAAAGCCCCGGAAGCTGCAGAACATGGCCGAGTCTCTCCCAAATGTGATGTGTATTGTCTAGGGATCATAATTCTTGAAACCTTGACAGGAAAGTTCCCTTCTCAATACCTCAACAATGGGAAAGGAGGGCTTGATGTGATCCAATGGGTTCGATCAGCAATCTCCGAAGGGAGAGAATCCGAATTGTTAGACCCCGAAATTTCAAGCACGAAGGGTTCACTAGGTGAAATGGAGAAACTCTTACACATTGGGGCAGCATGTACGGAGAGCAATCCAAATCAACGATTAGATATGAGGGAGGCCGTTACAAGGATAGAGCAGGTACAAGTTTTGGGAAGTGACCATGTGCCACACACAAGTCATGCACCAACTTTGAGAGAAGGGGTTGGAGAGCTCCCCGGGGAGACGAGGCTCGAATCAAACACCATCGGAAGTAGATCAGGGCGCCTTGATGGAGACAATGACGCTGCCTTTTCCATATCTTAA
- the LOC117623140 gene encoding exocyst complex component EXO70A1-like, with the protein MEAPTPPSPTELDAAERIILLWDSTASEEARERMIFEGHRDEVDRYLQAVDEIQRSMSSASLVSDDDQAKLNSAIQIAMARLEDEFRNILLNHTSPIEPDSLTSTDPSSSTHSCSADSVSEFEDYSAEDDSGLTTPKASSASVGDADELLQRGDSSNTCSYRSTSSIRELDLIPSDAVVDLRNIAERMIAAGYLRECIQVYGGVRKSAVDSSFRRLGIEKLSIGDVQRLQWEQLEAKIRRWIRAAKACVRIVFASEKKLCEQIFNGIGTAIDDACFMETVKGPAIQLFNFAEAISISRRSPEKLFKILDLHDALMDLMPDIESVFESKSSESIRIQAVEILSRLAEAARGILSEFENAVLREPSKVPVPGGTIHPLTRYVMNYISLISDYKQTLNELIVSKPSTGSRYSGDPTTPDMEFAELEGKTPLALHLIWIIVILQFNLDGKSKHYKDASIAHLFMMNNVHYIVQKIKGSPELREMIGDDYLRKLTGKFRQAATSYQRATWVSVLYCLRDEGLHVSGSFSSGVSKSALRERFKSFNAMFEEVHRTQATWLIPDSQLREELRISISEKLIPAYRSFLGRFRSHIESGRHPENYIKYSVEDLETAVLDFFEGYSVSQHLRRRSQ; encoded by the coding sequence ATGGAAGCTCCAACTCCGCCTTCGCCTACAGAGCTCGACGCGGCGGAGAGGATTATTCTCCTGTGGGACTCGACGGCCTCTGAAGAAGCCAGGGAACGAATGATATTCGAAGGCCACCGCGACGAAGTCGATCGCTACTTGCAGGCCGTCGATGAAATCCAACGCTCCATGTCCTCCGCCTCCCTCGTCTCCGACGACGACCAGGCCAAGCTCAACTCCGCCATCCAGATCGCTATGGCGAGGCTCGAGGACGAGTTCCGCAACATCCTCCTCAACCACACCTCTCCCATCGAGCCTGACTCGCTCACCTCCACCGATCCGAGCtcgtccactcactcctgctCCGCTGATTCGGTCTCCGAGTTCGAGGATTACTCTGCCGAAGACGACTCCGGTTTGACCACTCCCAAGGCCTCCTCCGCCTCCGTCGGCGACGCCGACGAGCTGCTTCAGCGCGGCGATTCGTCGAACACTTGCAGCTACAGGTCCACCAGCAGCATCCGTGAGCTCGATCTCATCCCCTCCGATGCCGTCGTCGATCTCCGCAATATCGCCGAGCGGATGATCGCCGCCGGTTACCTCCGCGAGTGTATTCAGGTGTACGGTGGAGTACGGAAGTCCGCAGTCGACTCGAGTTTCCGAAGGCTAGGGATTGAGAAGTTGAGCATCGGCGATGTTCAGAGGCTTCAGTGGGAGCAGCTCGAGGCCAAGATCCGACGCTGGATACGCGCCGCCAAGGCCTGCGTCAGGATCGTCTTTGCCTCGGAGAAAAAGCTCTGCGAGCAAATCTTCAACGGCATCGGCACCGCCATTGACGACGCTTGCTTCATGGAAACAGTGAAGGGCCCCGCGATTCAGCTCTTCAACTTCGCCGAGGCGATCAGCATCAGCAGGAGGTCGCCGGAGAAACTCTTCAAGATTCTCGACTTGCACGACGCTCTGATGGACTTGATGCCGGATATCGAATCTGTGTTTGAATCGAAATCGTCCGAATCGATTCGGATTCAGGCGGTGGAGATCCTGTCGAGGCTCGCGGAGGCGGCGAGGGGGATTCTGTCGGAGTTTGAGAACGCAGTGCTTCGCGAACCTTCTAAGGTCCCGGTCCCGGGTGGGACGATTCATCCATTGACTCGGTATGTAATGAATTACATCAGTTTGATATCGGATTATAAGCAGACTTTGAATGAACTTATTGTGTCAAAACCCTCCACGGGGTCGCGGTACTCCGGCGACCCCACCACCCCGGATATGGAGTTTGCCGAGCTGGAGGGAAAGACCCCTTTGGCTCTGCATTTGATTTGGATTATTGTGATTTTGCAATTTAATTTGGATGGCAAGTCCAAGCACTATAAGGATGCTTCAATAGCTCACTTGTTTATGATGAACAATGTTCATTACATAGTTCAGAAGATCAAAGGGTCCCCAGAACTGAGGGAGATGATCGGTGACGATTATTTGAGGAAGTTGACCGGGAAGTTCCGCCAGGCTGCCACTAGTTACCAGAGAGCTACTTGGGTGAGCGTGTTGTATTGTTTGAGGGATGAAGGGTTACATGTGAGTGGGAGTTTTTCTTCTGGGGTGTCAAAGAGTGCTCTGAGAGAGAGGTTCAAGTCTTTCAATGCCATGTTTGAGGAGGTTCATAGGACTCAAGCTACTTGGTTGATACCGGACTCTCAGCTTAGGGAGGAGCTAAGGATATCTATCTCAGAGAAGTTGATCCCAGCTTATAGGTCGTTTCTTGGGCGGTTCAGGAGCCATATAGAGAGTGGGAGGCATCCGGAAAATTACATCAAGTATTCGGTCGAAGATTTGGAAACTGCTGTATTGGATTTCTTTGAGGGGTACTCGGTATCCCAGCACTTGAGGAGGAGATCTCAGTGA
- the LOC117622476 gene encoding transmembrane protein 87A: MWFSSSALALLLCVLSVEASVHEYAEERFATKGNAFVVHGGSEGIYSSAPTQSTSVSANGDSFIRFEKITFRRSKESANLSSWPVHAIVFEVEDRETIGGSAYGGQRAVCCTGDLAKLGVCTQGEIIHRPSTKNPGWPQVFGVSFEAHEKVATLPSKSIQITKTGMYNLYFIHCDLKLNDLIVEGKTIWKNPTGYLPGRMAPFMNFYGFMSLAFVILGIFWFSQYARFWREVFPLQNCITLVITLGMFEMALWYFEYAEFNETGVRPTGITVWAVTFGTVKRTVARVILLMVSMGFGVVRPSLGGLTSKVILLGLTFFVASEVLEMVENVGAVSDLSGKARLFLVLPVAILDAFFILWIFTSLSATLNKLQARRMMVKLDIYRKFTNALAVTVIVSVGWICYELYFKSNDVYNEQWQNAWIIPAFWQVLSFSLLFVICVLWAPSQNSTRYAYSGDASEEFDKDDTTLTLIKPSLTPAKDVLSAPEARAMQSSNGLSKGGDEEDKIE, from the exons atgtgGTTCTCTTCTTCAGCTCTTGCTCTTCTGCTATGCGTTTTGAGCGTGGAAGCTTCGGTCCACGAGTACGCCGAAGAGAGATTCGCCACTAAAGGCAACGCCTTTGTCGTCCATGGCGGTAGCGAGGGAATTTACTCTTCTGCCCCTACTCAATCGACCTCCGTCTCTGCCAACGGCGACTCATTTATACG CTTTGAAAAGATTACATTTAGGAGAAGCAAAGAATCTGCTAACTTGAGCTCATGGCCTGTCCATGCCATTGTTTTTGAGGTGGAGGATAGAGAGACTATTGGGGGTTCAGCCTATGGTGGTCAAAGAGCAGTGTGTTGCACAGGGGATCTTGCAAAACTGGGAGTTTGTACCCAAGGCGAAATCATACACCGCCCGTCTACTAAGAATCCAGGTTGGCCTCAGGTATTTGGTGTCTCATTTGAAGCACATGAGAAAGTTGCCACATTGCCATCCAAATCCATACAGATTACTAAAACTGGGATGTACAATTTGTATTTCATTCATTGCGATCTGAAGCTGAACGATTTGATTGTTGAGGGGAAAACTATATGGAAAAACCCTACTGGGTATTTACCTGGTAGAATGGCACCTTTTATGAATTTCTATGGGTTTATGTCCCTTGCTTTTGTCATACTTGGGATCTTTTGGTTCTCACAGTATGCAAGATTTTGGAGAGAAGTTTTCCCATTGCAGAACTGTATCACTCTGGTAATAACACTGGGTATGTTTGAGATGGCTCTATGGTATTTTGAGTATGCTGAATTCAACGAGACTGGAGTCCGCCCAACTGGAATAACTGTATGGGCAGTTACCTTTGGGACGGTTAAACGTACGGTGGCACGTGTGATACTTTTAATGGTCTCTATGGGCTTCGGTGTTGTAAGGCCTTCCCTTGGTGGGCTTACATCGAAGGTGATTTTGCTTGGACTGACCTTCTTTGTGGCATCCGAGGTTCTTGAGATGGTAGAAAACGTAGGTGCAGTAAGTGATCTTTCCGGAAAGGCAAGGTTGTTCTTGGTTCTTCCTGTTGCAATACTGGATGCTTTCTTCATTCTTTGGATATTCACTTCCCTCTCCGCAACTTTAAATAAGCTTCAG GCTAGGCGAATGATGGTTAAACTTGATATTTACAGGAAGTTTACCAACGCTTTGGCAGTGACTGTCATTGTGTCCGTGGGTTGGATATGCTATGAG CTATATTTCAAATCAAATGATGTGTACAATGAGCAGTGGCAGAATGCATGGATCATCCCCGCCTTCTGGCAAGTtttatctttctctctcctattTGTCATCTGCGTTCTTTGGGCACCATCGCAGAACTCAACAAG ATATGCTTACTCGGGAGATGCAAGCGAAGAGTTTGACAAGGACGATACGACCTTGACACTCATAAAGCCATCTCTAACGCCTGCTAAGGATGTCCTTAGTGCACCAGAAGCTAGAGCAATGCAAAGCAGCAATGGGTTATCAAAAGGTGGTGATGAAGAAGACAAGATAGAGTAA
- the LOC117623594 gene encoding sm-like protein LSM1B, whose translation MSWAGPEDVYLSTSLASYLDKKLLVLLRDGRKLLGILRSFDQFANAVLEGACERVIVGELYCDIPLGLYVIRGENVVLIGELDSEREELPPHMTRVSAAEIKSAQKAEREASDLKGTMRKRMEFLDMD comes from the exons ATGTCTTGGGCGGGCCCCGAAGATGTCTACCTCTCCACTTCTCTTGCCAGCTATCTTGACA AAAAACTTCTTGTGCTGCTTCGAGATGGTCGGAAGCTTTTGGGAATTCTTCGTTCTTTTGATCAATTTG CCAATGCTGTTCTCGAGGGTGCATGTGAGCGAGTCATTGTCGGTGAACTTTACTGTGACATCCCTTTAGGTCTTTATGTAATCCGTGGGGAGAATGTTGTTCTAATTGGCGAGCTG GATTCGGAGAGAGAGGAACTTCCACCACACATGACTCGTGTTTCGGCTGCAGAAATCAAAAGT GCACAGAAAGCAGAACGAGAAGCGTCTGATCTTAAAGGTACCATGAGAAAAAGAATGGAGTTCCTTGACATGGATTAA
- the LOC117622850 gene encoding uncharacterized protein LOC117622850 — protein MKLFGWMQNKLNGKQGNKKPNTVPITTHPAKQEPREEFSDWPHGLLAIGTFGNNDLKENAAESQDIQEDPTSSEEILDNFTPEEVGKLHKELTKLLTRKPNIEKEIADLPLDRFLNCPSSLEVDRRNSNALCSDSADDHKDEDIEKTISVILGRCKEICGDNNKKAIGKKSISFLLKKMFVCRSGFAPQPSLRDTLQESRMEKLLRVMLNKKIINPQGSSRAASMKKYLEDRQIPTKKESNTEDDTKEKINNGCKWVKTDSEYIVLEI, from the exons atgaag CTTTTTGGTTGGATGCAAAATAAGCTTAATGGAAAGCAGGGGAACAAGAAACCAAATACAGTTCCTATTACTACTC ATCCTGCAAAACAAGAGCCTCGTGAAGAATTCAGTGACTGGCCTCATGGATTACTAGCAATTGGAACTTTTGGAAACAatgatttgaaagaaaatgcaGCTGAAAGCCAAGATATTCAGGAAGATCCAACTTCATCAGAAGAAATACTAGATAATTTCACTCCTGAAGAGGTTGGCAAATTACATAAAGAGTTAACAAAGCTCTTAACGCGAAAACCAAACATCGAAAAGGAAATCGCAGATCTTCCATTGGACAGATTTCTAAACTGCCCATCAAGCTTGGAGGTTGATCGGAGAAACAGCAATGCGCTTTGCTCCGATTCAGCAGATGATCACAAGGATGAAGACATTGAGAAGACTATTAGTGTCATACTTGGTAGATGCAAAGAAATTTGTGGAGATAATAATAAGAAGGCAATTGGGAAGAAatccatttcttttcttctcaagAAGATGTTTGTTTGCAGAAGTGGATTTGCACCACAACCAAGTTTGAGAGATACACTTCAAGAGTCAAGAATGGAGAAG CTTTTGAGGGTAATGCTTAACAAGAAGATCATCAATCCGCAAGGATCTTCTCGAGCAGCATCGATGAAGAAATACCTGGAGGATAGACAGATTCCAACAAAGAAGGAAAGTAACACTGAAGATGatacaaaagagaaaattaataaTGGATGTAAATGGGTCAAGACAGATTCTGAAT ATATAGTCCTAGAAATTTGA